One genomic segment of Catalinimonas alkaloidigena includes these proteins:
- a CDS encoding cupin domain-containing protein produces the protein MADTSIKKIDSTHSPEMKNGEKFLASGKGVSMRMWEDESPNMNKPEVSRPYETVGYVLKGKAELHSEGQVVTLEAGDSYLVPKEAKHTYKILEPFSAVEATSPPSQVHSREE, from the coding sequence ATGGCTGACACAAGCATAAAGAAGATAGATTCAACTCATTCACCTGAGATGAAAAACGGTGAGAAATTTTTAGCTTCAGGAAAAGGAGTGTCCATGCGGATGTGGGAAGATGAGTCCCCTAACATGAATAAGCCGGAAGTAAGCCGTCCTTACGAAACAGTGGGTTATGTACTGAAAGGAAAAGCGGAACTGCACTCCGAAGGGCAGGTGGTAACGCTGGAAGCCGGCGACTCATATTTGGTACCCAAAGAAGCTAAACATACTTACAAAATTCTGGAACCCTTTTCGGCAGTTGAAGCTACTTCTCCCCCATCGCAGGTGCATAGTAGAGAAGAATAA
- the alr gene encoding alanine racemase: MVKHSSRILLNQAALKSNINFIKKKTGPDVRFSSVVKANAYGHGIHQFVPMAEACGVRHFSVASAFEAEEVLESVTKGSGIMIMGILYEDDIPWAIEHDIEFYIYNFDRLPKALEAAKKLNKKARIHLEVETGANRTGLQDDEFPKALEFMKANQNFLIFEGLCTHFGGAESLSNQFKIDQQHKRYKAFIKQCRTKKLMPNYRHIACSAAALAMKDTVYDMVRVGVAQYGFWPSPDIYYLHLQEVGKTSDKPLKRIFTWKTDIMDIRHVKAGEFIGYGTAYQATQDMEVAVMPLGYSNGYPRALSNRGHVLIGGKKAPIVGLINMNLFMVDITHIPDTKVGDEVVLVGRQKNNVINVQSFTNFTHLVNNEMLSRLPSAIPREVVK, from the coding sequence ATGGTAAAACACTCTTCAAGAATATTATTAAATCAGGCAGCACTCAAAAGCAACATTAATTTTATCAAAAAGAAAACCGGGCCTGATGTCCGGTTTTCTTCCGTAGTTAAGGCCAATGCCTACGGCCACGGTATTCATCAGTTTGTTCCCATGGCGGAGGCATGCGGGGTCCGTCATTTTTCAGTAGCCTCAGCTTTTGAGGCAGAGGAAGTGCTGGAAAGCGTCACCAAAGGTTCCGGCATCATGATCATGGGTATACTTTATGAAGATGACATTCCCTGGGCGATTGAACATGATATTGAATTTTATATTTATAATTTTGATCGACTTCCTAAAGCGTTGGAAGCTGCTAAAAAGTTAAATAAAAAGGCCAGAATTCATCTGGAAGTAGAAACCGGGGCCAACCGCACAGGCCTGCAAGATGATGAGTTTCCGAAAGCGTTGGAGTTTATGAAGGCAAATCAGAATTTTCTGATTTTTGAAGGCTTGTGTACACATTTTGGCGGGGCGGAGAGCCTATCCAATCAGTTTAAGATAGATCAGCAGCACAAACGCTACAAAGCATTTATAAAACAATGCCGGACCAAAAAGTTAATGCCTAACTATAGACATATCGCCTGCTCCGCAGCAGCGCTGGCCATGAAAGACACGGTTTATGATATGGTAAGAGTAGGGGTAGCACAATACGGCTTCTGGCCCAGCCCCGATATTTACTACCTCCATTTGCAGGAAGTAGGTAAGACTTCTGATAAACCTTTGAAGCGTATCTTTACCTGGAAAACAGACATCATGGATATTCGCCATGTGAAAGCCGGGGAGTTCATAGGGTATGGTACAGCTTATCAGGCTACGCAGGATATGGAAGTGGCAGTAATGCCTCTGGGCTATTCTAATGGATATCCTCGTGCTCTATCTAACCGTGGGCATGTTTTGATAGGCGGTAAAAAAGCACCTATCGTAGGCTTAATTAATATGAACCTCTTCATGGTAGATATTACTCACATCCCCGACACCAAGGTAGGAGATGAAGTGGTGCTGGTAGGGCGTCAGAAAAATAATGTGATCAACGTACAGTCCTTCACCAATTTTACGCACTTGGTAAACAACGAAATGCTAAGTCGGCTGCCGTCGGCTATCCCCAGAGAAGTAGTAAAATAG
- a CDS encoding sterol desaturase family protein, whose translation MLKVLVEDIIYSYTYAEVVGITIAYFLVLYLGLAPLFLWVCKLLWKKGHLQQIISRKANPQQIRFEIGHSLKSVFIFGLSAIPMVWMIREGWVILLPNTFGYIILGLIILSIWNEIHFFTIHRLMHIPFFMKRVHYVHHRSITPTVYSVYSFHGLEAFLLSTVPLTIAPWVPFSPMAIFLYPLVSILLNFCGHCNYRFGNGTGAGWKILSTRHAEHHRKGRKNYGFASPILDNLTALNTSKPKSNVSNKEQQPNA comes from the coding sequence ATGTTAAAAGTATTGGTAGAGGATATTATTTACAGCTATACATATGCTGAGGTAGTAGGCATTACAATTGCTTATTTTCTTGTACTGTACCTTGGCCTTGCCCCACTTTTCTTATGGGTCTGTAAGCTTTTATGGAAAAAGGGACACTTACAGCAAATTATTTCCCGAAAAGCTAACCCTCAGCAGATTCGTTTTGAGATCGGTCATTCTCTCAAATCCGTATTTATTTTTGGACTGTCTGCCATCCCGATGGTTTGGATGATCCGGGAAGGCTGGGTTATACTGCTTCCCAATACCTTTGGTTATATAATATTAGGACTGATCATCCTGAGCATCTGGAATGAAATCCACTTTTTTACCATCCATCGTCTGATGCATATTCCCTTTTTCATGAAAAGGGTACACTATGTGCACCACCGATCCATTACCCCTACCGTATATTCGGTCTACAGCTTTCATGGACTGGAAGCTTTTTTACTCAGTACCGTTCCCTTGACCATTGCCCCCTGGGTTCCTTTTTCACCTATGGCTATATTCCTGTATCCTCTGGTAAGTATCCTCTTAAATTTCTGCGGACATTGTAATTACAGGTTTGGTAATGGCACAGGTGCAGGCTGGAAAATACTGAGTACGCGCCATGCCGAGCATCATCGCAAAGGAAGGAAAAACTATGGTTTCGCCAGCCCTATCCTGGATAATTTGACTGCTTTGAATACTTCAAAACCTAAATCCAACGTTTCTAATAAGGAACAACAGCCCAATGCATAA
- the rlmN gene encoding 23S rRNA (adenine(2503)-C(2))-methyltransferase RlmN yields the protein MSVVSAQQKKTDIRKAKPEAIKAFLAEIGEKPFRVKQIQEWLWKKSARSFEEMTNLSKNTRELLQERFVIKPVAIQEQNFSSDRTIKSMFQLHDGHAVEGVLIPTDSRMTACVSSQVGCSLSCKFCATGYMERKRNLDAAEIYDQVVLINQQAEENYQIPLSNIVYMGMGEPLLNYQNVLTSIEHITSPEGLNMSPKRITVSTAGIAKMIKKLGDDQVKFNLALSLHAANDKKRDQIMPINESNTLEALREALNYFYDKTGSRVTFEYIVFYNFNDTLEDARELWEFCKRVPSKVNIIEYNPIKEADFKNTEADRLDQFAAYLERKGVIVNVRRSRGKDIDAACGQLAIKKK from the coding sequence ATGAGTGTAGTCAGTGCACAGCAAAAGAAAACAGATATTCGTAAAGCCAAACCTGAAGCTATTAAGGCATTTTTGGCAGAAATAGGGGAGAAACCTTTTCGCGTCAAGCAGATACAGGAATGGTTGTGGAAAAAGTCTGCCCGAAGCTTTGAAGAGATGACTAACCTCTCTAAAAACACACGTGAGCTGTTGCAGGAGCGCTTTGTCATCAAACCCGTTGCCATACAGGAACAAAACTTCAGCAGCGACCGCACCATCAAATCGATGTTTCAGCTGCATGATGGACATGCGGTAGAAGGTGTACTCATTCCTACGGACAGCCGTATGACGGCCTGTGTATCTTCGCAGGTGGGTTGCTCCCTCAGCTGTAAGTTCTGCGCTACCGGCTACATGGAGCGCAAGCGTAACCTGGACGCTGCTGAAATCTATGACCAGGTCGTTTTAATTAATCAGCAGGCAGAAGAAAATTATCAAATACCCCTTTCTAATATTGTGTACATGGGTATGGGCGAGCCCCTGCTGAATTACCAAAACGTACTGACTTCTATTGAACATATCACTTCTCCTGAAGGTCTGAACATGTCGCCCAAGCGGATTACGGTCTCTACGGCGGGCATTGCCAAGATGATCAAAAAGCTGGGAGATGATCAGGTGAAATTTAACCTGGCACTCTCGCTACATGCCGCCAATGATAAAAAGCGAGATCAGATCATGCCGATCAATGAGAGCAATACGCTGGAAGCTTTGCGTGAAGCACTGAATTATTTTTACGACAAGACCGGCAGTAGAGTCACCTTTGAATATATTGTCTTCTATAACTTCAACGATACGCTGGAAGATGCCCGGGAGCTCTGGGAGTTTTGCAAGCGCGTGCCCAGCAAGGTCAATATTATAGAGTACAATCCTATCAAGGAAGCTGACTTCAAAAATACCGAAGCCGACCGTCTGGATCAGTTTGCCGCCTATCTGGAAAGGAAAGGGGTTATTGTCAATGTTCGCCGGAGCCGTGGCAAAGACATAGACGCCGCCTGCGGTCAGCTGGCCATTAAGAAGAAGTAG
- a CDS encoding DUF6999 family protein, translated as MLHKILAWGLKNFVSRDANLLIFRHFHVGSEIMQFIAKNVEGVEVQTSPLKPKDFEDIKEDLFLKHDLNLYNFVINLNRQLKEKKLGIKGKRPIDLSMITPDRFDHIEFPDRWTNILDLRSAIELFTPFYQFFLTNNDFIRASNSLQLDETIGIYTSQILNTPGHLSLVNNKHPMVPETTYSAAYRLVLHGLAAETLHAVLVNLKQERFADGVITPNVQPTTSS; from the coding sequence GTGCTTCATAAAATCTTGGCCTGGGGACTGAAAAACTTTGTGAGTAGGGATGCTAATTTGCTGATCTTCAGGCATTTCCATGTGGGGAGTGAGATTATGCAGTTCATCGCTAAAAATGTGGAAGGCGTAGAAGTACAGACCAGTCCGCTGAAGCCCAAAGATTTTGAGGATATCAAAGAGGATCTCTTTTTGAAGCATGATCTGAATCTGTACAATTTTGTGATTAACCTGAACCGTCAGCTCAAAGAAAAGAAGCTGGGTATCAAAGGAAAACGTCCGATTGATCTGTCTATGATTACGCCCGATCGTTTTGACCACATAGAATTTCCTGACCGCTGGACGAATATTTTGGATTTAAGGTCAGCCATTGAGCTTTTCACCCCTTTCTATCAGTTTTTTCTTACAAATAATGATTTTATCAGAGCTTCAAATTCGCTGCAACTGGATGAGACTATCGGTATTTACACCTCACAAATTCTCAATACACCGGGGCATCTGAGTTTGGTGAACAACAAGCATCCGATGGTACCGGAGACGACTTATAGTGCAGCTTACAGGTTAGTACTCCATGGTTTGGCGGCAGAAACTTTACATGCGGTGCTGGTTAACCTCAAACAGGAACGTTTTGCCGATGGTGTGATCACTCCAAACGTACAGCCAACTACTTCTTCTTAA
- a CDS encoding beta-ketoacyl-ACP synthase III, with protein sequence MHKVYITSLGTFLPNAPVSNDEMEDYLGRINGKSSIVKNRMLRQNGIMFRHYALDKAQQSTHTNAQMAALAIGQALDRSRLKAKDVQLLATGTTQGDLPVPGFASMVHGESGLSKCEVASFQSVCASGMMAIKNAYTQIYCGEKQNAVCVGSEFASRLFKASRYDAQQMTSVPFDTEFLRWMLSDGAGALVLENHKREDGLSFRLDWIELTSHAHQFPECMYTGKNDNKNSREASWLDYPDYTAAANAGAINLKQDIRLLEQVVKTGIAHYFELIDQEKIKIEEVDWLCCHYSSEFFKAPIKELMAKGGALIPDEKWFSNLATKGNTGAASIYIMLEELMYSGKLKDGDKILCMVPESGRFITSFMLLTVEGAKTTDKAYPLREIEAPELVVDPNPTSEWLVRQLSQTWIDFESKLLKVPIVRKIHDGQLSLEDYKLLLMDLRQQVIDGSQWISRAASNIDIELFELRSAFIKHTATEHKDYQLLEKNFHALGEDLSKIRSGKKNVGSVALSSFMFQQASKPNPIDLLGAMFIIEGIGKRLAGYWGEMMKDQLHLQQDQVSFFTYHGVADENHFHNLEQALNHPRMDREVAGKIAKTAKVTARLYQMQLEELGNY encoded by the coding sequence ATGCATAAAGTCTACATCACTTCCCTGGGCACATTTTTGCCAAATGCGCCTGTCTCTAATGATGAGATGGAAGATTATCTAGGCAGAATTAACGGTAAAAGCAGTATTGTCAAAAACCGTATGCTCAGGCAAAACGGCATTATGTTCAGACATTATGCTTTGGACAAAGCCCAGCAGAGTACCCACACCAACGCACAAATGGCTGCCCTGGCTATAGGACAGGCGCTGGACAGGAGTAGGCTTAAGGCTAAAGATGTTCAATTGCTGGCTACCGGCACTACCCAGGGAGATTTGCCGGTGCCGGGCTTTGCTAGCATGGTGCATGGAGAATCTGGACTTTCTAAATGTGAGGTAGCCAGCTTTCAAAGTGTATGTGCCAGCGGGATGATGGCGATCAAAAATGCGTATACGCAGATCTACTGTGGGGAAAAACAAAATGCGGTATGTGTAGGCAGCGAGTTTGCCAGCCGTTTGTTCAAGGCTTCACGCTATGATGCCCAACAAATGACTTCCGTGCCCTTTGATACGGAATTTCTCCGCTGGATGCTCTCCGATGGTGCGGGTGCATTGGTTTTGGAAAACCATAAAAGAGAAGATGGTTTATCTTTTAGACTTGACTGGATAGAGTTGACGTCCCATGCCCATCAGTTTCCGGAGTGCATGTACACTGGCAAGAATGACAACAAAAATTCGCGGGAAGCCAGTTGGCTGGATTATCCGGATTATACGGCCGCTGCCAATGCCGGGGCAATCAACTTGAAGCAAGACATCCGGCTGCTGGAACAGGTGGTAAAGACCGGTATAGCCCATTATTTTGAGCTCATAGATCAGGAAAAAATAAAAATAGAAGAGGTTGACTGGCTTTGCTGCCACTATTCTTCCGAATTTTTCAAAGCCCCCATCAAAGAGCTGATGGCCAAAGGTGGCGCTCTGATTCCTGATGAAAAATGGTTCAGCAACCTGGCTACCAAAGGCAATACCGGAGCAGCTTCTATATACATCATGCTGGAAGAGCTCATGTATTCCGGCAAATTGAAAGATGGAGATAAGATACTATGTATGGTGCCGGAGAGTGGCAGGTTCATTACCTCTTTCATGCTACTTACGGTAGAAGGCGCAAAAACTACTGATAAAGCTTATCCATTGCGTGAGATTGAGGCCCCTGAATTGGTGGTGGATCCAAATCCTACTTCAGAATGGCTGGTGCGGCAGTTGAGCCAGACCTGGATTGACTTTGAAAGTAAACTACTGAAAGTACCCATTGTGCGTAAAATCCATGACGGACAGCTAAGCCTGGAAGATTATAAACTACTACTGATGGACCTGCGGCAGCAGGTAATAGATGGGTCGCAGTGGATTTCTCGTGCGGCTTCCAATATTGATATTGAGCTGTTTGAGCTGCGCTCTGCCTTCATCAAACATACCGCTACTGAACACAAAGATTATCAGCTACTGGAGAAGAACTTCCATGCCTTGGGAGAGGATTTGAGCAAGATCCGCAGCGGAAAAAAAAATGTGGGAAGCGTGGCGCTCTCTTCATTTATGTTTCAGCAGGCGAGCAAGCCTAATCCCATAGATTTGCTGGGGGCTATGTTCATTATTGAAGGCATTGGAAAACGACTGGCCGGCTATTGGGGAGAAATGATGAAAGACCAGCTGCATCTTCAGCAGGATCAGGTTTCCTTCTTCACTTATCATGGCGTAGCGGATGAAAACCATTTTCATAATCTGGAGCAGGCACTGAATCATCCGAGGATGGACAGGGAGGTTGCTGGGAAAATTGCGAAGACGGCTAAAGTGACCGCCCGCCTGTATCAGATGCAACTGGAAGAACTGGGTAACTACTAA
- a CDS encoding TRAP transporter small permease subunit, with protein MRKTLESASNFIDGMNEAIGKGVSWLNTLLVILICYDVAARYLFNTSSSGIVELEWHIFSFIFLLGAAYALKHDKHVRVDVFYQNFSPKKQAWVNLIGTLLFLIPFCIITIQSSLKFTANAYAINEGSPDPGGLPARFIVKGAIPVGFFLLLLQAFSLAFRSLLTVTESTNSDHA; from the coding sequence TTGAGAAAAACCCTAGAAAGCGCCAGTAACTTTATTGATGGCATGAATGAAGCCATTGGCAAAGGTGTCTCCTGGCTCAACACCCTACTGGTCATACTCATTTGCTACGATGTGGCGGCCCGCTATCTTTTCAATACCTCCTCCTCTGGAATCGTAGAACTGGAATGGCATATCTTCTCTTTCATTTTTTTGTTGGGAGCAGCCTATGCCCTGAAGCACGATAAGCATGTGCGGGTAGATGTATTCTATCAGAATTTTTCACCAAAAAAACAGGCTTGGGTCAATCTGATTGGCACGCTGCTATTTTTAATTCCTTTCTGTATCATCACCATTCAGTCTTCACTGAAATTTACAGCCAATGCCTATGCCATCAACGAAGGATCACCTGATCCGGGAGGTTTACCCGCTCGTTTTATTGTGAAAGGGGCTATTCCTGTTGGTTTTTTTCTGCTGCTCTTACAAGCCTTTTCTTTAGCCTTCCGATCATTACTAACCGTTACCGAATCCACTAATAGCGACCATGCCTGA
- a CDS encoding zinc-dependent alcohol dehydrogenase codes for MKALVYHKPKDVKVDTIPDPIIRDTRDAIIRVTSTAICGSDLHIYNGLIPDKQKFVVGHEFMGIVEETGTDVRNLKRGDRVVVPFPIACGQCFFCQQQQLHTHCENSNPEFYGPEGDLTKGKGGGLFGYTSMYGGYDGGQAEYARVPFADFGPRKVPDELSDEQVLFLTDIFPTGYSAIDWADVKGGETVVVFGCGPVGIMAQKSAWLRGAERVIGVDIQPYRLEKAKQAAGSEVINAAEEEVAEVVRSMTEGRGADICVDAVGMEADRSIVKKVTSTLGGQVGSAKVLENCFDTVRRGGMVTTTGVYASYHNNFPLGKFFDKGLGLRGGQAPVQRHIDYLMDVVKEGKVKLDDIITHRLPLSEAEHGYKIFNEKEDNCVKVVLQP; via the coding sequence ATGAAAGCACTTGTTTATCACAAACCTAAAGATGTAAAAGTAGATACCATTCCTGACCCTATCATCCGGGATACCCGTGACGCCATCATAAGGGTTACTTCCACAGCAATCTGTGGTTCAGACCTTCATATTTACAATGGCCTGATTCCTGACAAGCAAAAGTTTGTAGTAGGACATGAGTTTATGGGAATAGTGGAAGAAACCGGTACAGATGTCCGAAATCTGAAACGAGGTGACAGGGTGGTCGTCCCATTTCCTATCGCCTGCGGTCAATGCTTCTTCTGCCAGCAACAGCAGTTGCATACCCATTGCGAAAATTCTAATCCCGAGTTTTATGGCCCCGAAGGAGACTTGACCAAAGGAAAAGGCGGCGGCTTATTCGGGTATACCAGCATGTATGGCGGATATGATGGCGGCCAGGCAGAATATGCCCGTGTTCCCTTCGCTGATTTTGGTCCTCGTAAAGTCCCCGATGAACTTAGCGATGAGCAGGTACTCTTCCTGACAGATATTTTTCCTACCGGATATTCAGCCATTGACTGGGCAGACGTCAAAGGAGGTGAAACAGTAGTAGTCTTTGGCTGTGGCCCGGTGGGCATTATGGCCCAAAAGTCTGCCTGGCTTAGAGGAGCTGAGCGGGTAATAGGCGTAGATATTCAGCCCTATCGCCTGGAAAAAGCAAAACAGGCCGCAGGAAGTGAAGTGATCAATGCTGCCGAAGAAGAAGTAGCAGAGGTAGTAAGAAGCATGACTGAGGGAAGAGGAGCCGATATTTGTGTAGATGCGGTAGGCATGGAAGCAGATCGCTCAATCGTCAAGAAAGTAACCAGCACCTTGGGTGGACAAGTGGGCTCTGCTAAAGTATTGGAAAACTGCTTTGATACTGTAAGAAGAGGTGGAATGGTAACTACTACCGGAGTATATGCTTCCTACCACAATAATTTCCCCCTGGGTAAATTTTTTGACAAAGGATTAGGCTTAAGAGGCGGACAAGCACCGGTGCAACGCCATATTGATTATCTGATGGACGTAGTAAAAGAAGGTAAAGTCAAGCTTGATGATATTATTACCCACCGCTTGCCATTGAGTGAAGCCGAGCATGGCTATAAAATCTTTAATGAAAAGGAAGATAATTGTGTGAAAGTAGTACTACAGCCATAG
- a CDS encoding DUF6999 family protein, with protein MGSQHMFDLSTHDSRDPNPWLAMYLDSSIPINDHTKLALMRDNSSRSVMYLLPLVRFWSKIMIFLYPCLQILPP; from the coding sequence ATGGGCTCACAACACATGTTTGACCTTTCCACCCACGACAGCCGCGATCCAAATCCCTGGCTGGCGATGTACCTGGATAGCAGTATTCCGATCAATGACCACACCAAGCTGGCATTGATGCGTGATAACAGCTCACGCTCGGTTATGTATCTGCTTCCGCTGGTCCGCTTCTGGTCCAAGATCATGATCTTTTTGTATCCATGTCTTCAAATTCTTCCTCCCTAA
- a CDS encoding mechanosensitive ion channel family protein, with protein sequence MKATNSRQRQVSKKRITKGRLLKRTIGRKRKLPKNSRRDRINSRKTADQANRQLSKFRQASIVAVAFTMLLLLFFPGGEASQAQDSTEAETIVAEEKSMSENTSVAADEALATVRELWNGFYQNLPKLLIALLALLLAWVFLRLLRPLIRRLTHRWNFSNAVIAVFSISVWLLAAGVALSVLAGDIRALVGSVGLVGLALSWALQTPIESFTGWLLNSFQGYYSVGDRIAVGEVFGDVYQIDSLTTTVWEIGSPDQPGAVQAEQSTGRLVTFPNNEILTGTVINLTRDFPYVWDELAIPIANESDISLAMEVLQKVADGLLGAYMLQPAQDYAQILKKSNIHEAVAKKPQLFISATDSWTNITIRYLVGAKARRKWKSDLQMAVNKELSLTKYKKKIISAYVRQQYQPLDEDGVPITKAV encoded by the coding sequence ATGAAAGCTACAAATTCTAGACAACGACAAGTCAGTAAAAAAAGAATTACCAAGGGACGATTGCTCAAAAGAACCATTGGGAGAAAAAGAAAACTACCAAAAAACAGTAGAAGAGATCGTATTAACAGTCGTAAAACAGCCGATCAGGCTAACCGCCAGTTGAGCAAATTTCGTCAGGCATCCATTGTGGCAGTAGCCTTCACGATGCTACTTTTACTGTTTTTTCCCGGCGGAGAAGCTTCACAAGCCCAGGATTCAACGGAGGCAGAAACCATAGTGGCTGAAGAAAAAAGTATGAGTGAAAATACTTCGGTGGCTGCCGATGAGGCACTTGCTACCGTAAGGGAGTTGTGGAATGGCTTTTACCAGAATTTGCCCAAGCTGCTCATAGCATTGTTGGCACTTCTCCTCGCCTGGGTGTTTCTCAGGCTACTACGTCCTTTGATCCGTAGGCTTACCCATCGCTGGAACTTCTCAAATGCTGTGATCGCAGTGTTTTCTATTTCTGTCTGGCTTTTGGCAGCGGGTGTGGCACTTAGCGTACTGGCGGGAGATATACGGGCACTGGTAGGTTCGGTAGGCCTGGTAGGACTTGCCCTCTCCTGGGCACTGCAAACGCCCATTGAGAGTTTTACCGGCTGGCTGCTCAACTCCTTTCAGGGCTACTATAGCGTAGGAGACCGCATCGCAGTAGGCGAAGTGTTTGGCGATGTGTACCAAATTGACTCACTCACCACCACCGTCTGGGAAATCGGTTCGCCCGATCAGCCGGGAGCAGTGCAGGCTGAGCAGTCCACCGGGAGGTTGGTTACTTTTCCCAACAATGAGATTCTGACCGGCACGGTAATTAATCTGACAAGAGATTTTCCTTATGTATGGGATGAGCTGGCAATCCCTATTGCAAATGAGTCAGACATATCATTGGCAATGGAGGTTTTACAAAAGGTCGCTGATGGACTATTGGGAGCGTATATGCTTCAGCCCGCTCAGGATTATGCTCAAATACTAAAAAAATCGAACATCCATGAAGCAGTAGCAAAAAAACCTCAACTCTTCATTTCTGCTACCGACTCCTGGACCAATATCACGATTCGCTATCTGGTGGGAGCCAAAGCCCGCAGAAAATGGAAAAGTGACTTACAGATGGCGGTAAATAAGGAGTTGAGCCTGACAAAATATAAAAAGAAAATTATCTCTGCTTATGTACGACAGCAATATCAGCCTCTAGATGAGGATGGAGTCCCAATTACTAAAGCAGTATAA
- a CDS encoding ATP-grasp domain-containing protein, producing MANCFALLGWSLPVIESMQKLNKPYVVVSFPDFESYAQENNIPFVSYQFDEWSDSSNSIDLAEKLKSFNVDVAVPLFEETVEWAGALNSIYRNDPRVLNRAFLFRNKAMMKRKALIGGLKVGFFEEVHNREQVREFMKRLNQANLQVPGEEDSWVHLKPFAAAGTVGHRLLRSMRDIDEKVEDTDFPCMAESHLSGREFSCEAYINKGKIRFLNITEYVKLGYSNFIPEGHYLESKRDLIHKHVQKLVDIFGIEYGMIHPEWFLTENDEMNFGEVACRIPGGHILELAAKAYDFDALGAFVLSHDPNITEEELDAVFPPKGHKPETYYGNVMIYPRKGKISKLEIPDELTEEPYFVDHNLVPPLSTQKIDSREGYGNHFGTINFKGEDPDRMTELLKHYENVDFYL from the coding sequence ATGGCAAATTGTTTTGCACTTTTAGGGTGGAGTTTACCTGTTATTGAGAGCATGCAAAAGCTCAACAAACCTTATGTAGTCGTTTCCTTCCCGGATTTTGAGTCTTATGCTCAAGAAAATAATATTCCTTTTGTTTCCTACCAGTTTGATGAGTGGAGCGACAGCTCAAACTCTATTGACCTTGCTGAAAAACTAAAATCTTTCAATGTAGATGTAGCGGTGCCTTTGTTTGAGGAAACTGTAGAATGGGCAGGAGCGCTCAATTCCATTTACAGAAATGACCCTCGCGTACTCAACAGAGCCTTTTTGTTCCGAAATAAAGCCATGATGAAACGTAAGGCACTGATTGGCGGACTAAAAGTAGGTTTTTTTGAAGAAGTTCATAATCGGGAGCAGGTACGTGAATTTATGAAAAGACTCAACCAGGCCAATTTGCAGGTGCCCGGTGAAGAAGATAGTTGGGTGCACCTCAAGCCTTTTGCGGCTGCCGGTACAGTAGGGCATCGCCTGCTGCGCTCCATGCGTGATATTGACGAAAAAGTAGAAGACACCGACTTTCCCTGTATGGCTGAAAGCCACCTGAGTGGACGAGAGTTCTCCTGCGAAGCTTATATTAACAAAGGAAAAATCCGATTCCTGAACATTACTGAATATGTCAAGTTAGGCTATTCTAACTTCATTCCTGAGGGGCATTATCTGGAGAGCAAGCGTGACCTTATCCATAAACATGTGCAGAAGCTGGTGGATATCTTCGGCATAGAATATGGTATGATTCATCCCGAGTGGTTCCTTACAGAAAATGATGAAATGAACTTTGGTGAGGTAGCCTGTCGTATCCCCGGAGGCCATATTTTAGAACTGGCAGCCAAGGCATATGACTTTGATGCTCTGGGTGCGTTTGTGCTGTCTCATGACCCAAATATTACAGAAGAAGAGCTGGATGCGGTTTTTCCTCCTAAAGGACATAAGCCGGAAACTTATTACGGAAATGTGATGATATATCCCCGTAAGGGAAAAATCTCCAAACTGGAAATTCCTGACGAACTTACAGAGGAGCCGTATTTTGTAGATCACAACTTAGTGCCTCCTTTGAGCACACAAAAAATTGATTCTCGTGAAGGTTATGGGAACCACTTTGGTACAATTAATTTTAAAGGAGAAGACCCGGATCGTATGACCGAGCTACTGAAGCATTATGAGAATGTAGATTTCTATTTATAA